The Lonchura striata isolate bLonStr1 chromosome 5, bLonStr1.mat, whole genome shotgun sequence genome window below encodes:
- the MGAT3 gene encoding beta-1,4-mannosyl-glycoprotein 4-beta-N-acetylglucosaminyltransferase, producing the protein MKMRRHKLFLTLCMAGLCLISFLHFLKALSYVTFPRELASLSPNLVSSFFWNNAPVTPQVSPEPGGAEFLRTPLYSHSPLLQPLSPSRASEELHKVEFVLPEDSTEYFVRTKAGGICFKPGTKVLEKPPVGGRQEERVDGAASGRPARKPLSASGTKRRKWVECVCLPGWHGPSCGVPTVVQYSNLPTKDRLVPREIPRRVINAINVNHEFDLLDVRFHELGDVVDAFVVCESNFTAYGEPRPLKFREMLLNGSFDYIRHKVLYVFLDHFPPGGRQDGWIADDYLRTFLTRDGISRLRNLRPDDVFIIDDADEIPARDGVLFLKLYDGWTEPFAFHMRKSLYGFFWKQPGTLEVVSGCTMGMLQAVYATDGIRLRRREYYTMPGFRQYENSTGHILVQWSLGSPLHFAGWHCSWCFTPEGIYFKLVSAQNGDFPRWGDYEDKRDLNYIRELIRTGGWFDGTMQEYPPADPKEQMYAPKYLLKNYQRFRYLLENPYRKAEGAG; encoded by the coding sequence ATGAAGATGAGACGCCATAAACTCTTTCTGACTCTCTGCATGGCTGGTCTCTGCCTCATCTCCTTCTTGCACTTCCTCAAGGCCCTTTCCTATGTCACCTTCCCCAGGGAGCTGGCTTCGCTTAGTCCCAACCTCGTCTCCAGCTTCTTCTGGAACAATGCCCCCGTCACACCTCAGGTCAGCCCTGAGCCAGGGGGTGCGGAGTTTCTCCGCACACCCCTGTACTCCCACTCCCCCTTGCTCCAGCCCCTgtctcccagcagagccagcgAAGAGCTGCACAAGGTTGAGTTTGTGCTGCCAGAAGACTCAACAGAATACTTTGTCCGTACCAAAGCCGGTGGCATTTGCTTTAAACCAGGCACCAAGGTGTTGGAGAAGCCACCCGTGGGAGGTCGGCAGGAGGAGCGAGTGGACGGCGCAGCCTCGGGGCGGCCGGCTCGGAAGCCGCTGAGCGCCAGCGGAACCAAGCGGCGCAAGTGGGTGGAATGCGTGTGTCTGccgggctggcacggccccagctGTGGGGTCCCCACCGTGGTCCAGTACTCCAACCTGCCCACCAAGGACCGCCTCGTGCCGCGGGAGATCCCCCGGCGGGTGATCAATGCCATCAATGTCAACCATGAGTTTGACCTGCTGGATGTCCGTTTCCATGAGCTGGGAGACGTGGTGGATGCTTTCGTGGTGTGCGAGTCCAACTTCACAGCCTATGGAGAGCCGCGGCCACTCAAGTTCCGTGAGATGCTCCTCAATGGCTCCTTCGACTACATCCGCCACAAGGTGCTCTACGTTTTCCTGGACCACTTCCCCCCTGGTGGCCGCCAGGACGGCTGGATTGCTGATGATTACCTGCGTACCTTCCTCACCCGGGATGGCATATCCCGTCTCCGCAACCTGCGCCCGGACGACGTCTTCATCATCGATGATGCTGATGAGATCCCGGCTCGTGATGGCGTGCTCTTCCTCAAGCTCTACGACGGCTGGACGGAGCCCTTCGCCTTTCACATGCGCAAGTCTCTCTATGGCTTCTTCTGGAAGCAACCAGGCACCTTGGAGGTGGTCTCGGGCTGCACCATGGGGATGCTCCAGGCTGTCTATGCTACCGACGGGATACGTTTGCGACGCCGTGAGTACTACACCATGCCTGGGTTTCGGCAGTATGAGAACAGCACAGGACACATCCTGGTGCAGTGGTCATTGGGCAGCCCACTCCACTTTGCTGGCTGGCACTGCTCCTGGTGTTTCACCCCAGAGGGGATTTATTTCAAACTGGTGTCAGCCCAGAATGGGGACTTTCCCCGCTGGGGTGACTACGAGGATAAACGAGACCTCAATTATATCCGGGAGCTGATCCGGACTGGTGGCTGGTTCGATGGCACTATGCAGGAGTATCCCCCTGCTGACCCCAAGGAGCAGATGTATGCTCCCAAGTACCTGCTCAAGAACTACCAGCGGTTCCGCTACTTGTTGGAGAATCCCTACCGAAAGGCGGAGGGTGCTGGGTGA